The following are encoded in a window of Scophthalmus maximus strain ysfricsl-2021 chromosome 6, ASM2237912v1, whole genome shotgun sequence genomic DNA:
- the LOC118308792 gene encoding complement C1q subcomponent subunit C produces MLHHFFLAIGALASLAVPPLVAVETCPATGMHGMPGLPGLPGRDGRDGVKGQRGDPGAEWRGGHGPQKGETGEPGLEGFPGKRGQSGEPGKPGAPGREGPPGEPGEHGTVGVQQGAAFSVARGTNEYPERSSVIRFTMVITNVNGDYDTDTGHFRCRVPGTYYFVFHASIEDRLCVMLKLDGTLLTSFCDLRRSKRQMTSGGLAVAMARDQEVWLETKDYRGMRGKPSGYSIFSGFLLHPH; encoded by the exons ATGCTCCATCACTTTTTCCTCGCGATCGGAGCATTGGCCTCATTGGCCGTACCCCCGCTGGTCGCCGTAGAGACCTGCCCGGCAACAGGGATGCACGGGATGCCAG GTTTGCCGGGGCTTCCTGGCAGAGACGGTCGTGATGGAGTgaagggacagagaggagatccAG GAGCCGAGTGGCGAGGCGGCCACGGGCCCCAGAAGGGCGAGACGGGCGAACCGGGCCTGGAGGGGTTCCCTGGTAAACGAGGGCAGAGTGGGGAACCGGGGAAACCAGGGGCCCCCGGGAGGGAGGGCCCGCCTGGAGAGCCCGGAGAACATGG GACGGTCggtgtccagcagggggcggccTTCAGCGTGGCCCGGGGAACCAACGAATACCCGGAGAGATCCAGCGTCATCCGGTTCACCATGGTCATCACCAACGTCAACGGGGACTACGACACCGACACGGGACACTTCAG GTGTCGGGTCCCAGGGACGTACTACTTCGTGTTCCACGCCTCTATAGAGGATCGTCTGTGTGTCATGCTGAAGCTGGACGGAACGCTGCTGACGTCGTTCTGCGATCTGCGCCGCTCGAAGAGACAG ATGACGTCCGGCGGCCTGGCCGTCGCCATGGCGAGGGACCAGGAGGTCTGGCTGGAGACGAAGGACTACcgagggatgagagggaaacCGAGCGGCTACAGCATCTTCTCCGGCTTCCTGCTGCATCCTCACTGA
- the c1qa gene encoding complement C1q subcomponent subunit A, protein MGGCYVIAVLVGAALLLTSGQCDASCAGTDGRPGEAGTPGRDGWPGVKGDKGEPAAMAAGPVDASVLLMMKGGMGGRGLQGPMGPKGFRGDLGEPGRPGQPGRQGPEGKGIGHGQHSTEQARSAFSVIRTDSSYPRYDKTVTYQKTVVNQNQDFEAATGFFTCKVAGVYYFTFHSAAKVSMCLRLASEALPNKLGFCGYNRNNEQVLSGGAVLQLAVGQRVWLESFRDEQPDSDLRDMQEKMIIFNGFLLF, encoded by the exons ATGGGCGGTTGCTACGTGATAGCGGTCCTGGTGGGTGCGGCCTTGCTTTTGACGTCCGGCCAATGTGACGCGAGCTGTGCGGGAACAGACGGCCGCCCAGGAGAGGCCGGAACCCCGGGCAGAGACGGATGGCCTGGAGTGAAGGGAGACAAAGGAGAGccgg CTGCGATGGCCGCCGGTCCGGTGGACGCCAGCGTCCTGCTGATGATGAAGGGAGGCATGGGAGGTCGGGGATTGCAAGGACCCATGGGTCCTAAAGGTTTCCGTGGAGATCTGGGAGAACCGGGTCGCCCCGGACAACCAGGTCGCCAAGGCCCTGAGGGGAAGGGCATCGGCCACG GGCAACACTCCACTGAGCAGGCCCGTTCAGCCTTCTCCGTGATCCGGACCGACAGCAGTTACCCTCGCTACGACAAG ACGGTGACCTACCAGAAGACCGTGGTCAACCAAAACCAGGACTTTGAAGCAGCCACAGGTTTCTTCACCTGCAAAGTAGCCGGTGTTTACTACTTCACCTTCCACTCCGCTGCCAAG gtCAGCATGTGTCTGCGTTTAGCCAGCGAGGCTCTGCCCAACAAGCTGGGATTCTGCGGTTACAACAGGAACAACGAACAG GTGTTGTCCGGCGGCGCCGTTCTGCAGCTGGCGGTCGGACAGAGGGTCTGGCTCGAGTCCTTCAGGGACGAACAGCCGGATTCTGATCTGCGAGACATGCAGGAAAAGATGATCATCTTCAACGGCTTCCTGCTCTTCTGA
- the LOC118308795 gene encoding uncharacterized protein LOC118308795, translating to MTHIYLVYASPTRAALPPVTRTPKRQSDLPPPPPPPVLSVEEEGRGRLSVAPTMRPVSPQTRQALYQDSSPHGKGRSLYLQRRGQMRPEEKFDFPLLSSWDYGWRLGDYTLDYRTPSRARSSVVRNTFYARNGVFSSPSATDTLG from the exons atgacacacatttatttagtttatgcTTCACCCACCAGGGCTGCCCTGCCTCCTGTTACCAGGACACCCAAGAGGCAGAgcgaccttcctcctcctcctcctcctcctgtgctctcagtggaagaggaggggcgggggcgGCTCAGTGTGGCCCCCACCATGAGGCCAGTTTCTCCCCAGACCCGACAGGCTCTCTACCAGGACTCCTCTCCGCAC GGGAAAGGGCGGAGCCTGTACCTGCAGAGGCGGGGCCAGATGAGACCGGAGGAGAAGTTTGATTTTCCTCTGCTCTCGTCCTGGGATTACGGTTGGAGGCTTG GTGACTACACCCTGGACTACAGAACTCCATCCCGGGCCAGGTCGTCGGTGGTGAGGAACACCTTCTACGCCAGGAACGGCGTGTTCAGCAGCCCGTCCGCCACCGACACGCTTGGCTGA
- the LOC118308788 gene encoding complement C1q subcomponent subunit B isoform X2 codes for MAPKWLSCGTAALLLLVHVAPVATQTCGGIPGIPGSHGPNGSDGAKGEKGDAGESGQPVRGQKGGAGLRGPPGRPGMKGDVGLPGANGVPGKLGEKGRPFLSSGQVNPFFSRKRLIPQIPEVDTNIEFNREISSDLDQQFQGVTLTNGTFACVVKGVYFFSYHVSARSRVCLKLLKGADVHMTLCDISDGFLVTSGSAVLELEVGDTVALQATRYNSLTSQSSTSHTFTGFLVFSTA; via the exons ATG GCCCCCAAGTGGCTGAGCTGCGGTACTGCGGCGTTGTTGCTCCTGGTCCACGTCGCCCCGGTCGCCACGCAGACGTGCGGCGGGATTCCTGGGATACCGGGAAGTCATGGGCCCAACGGCAGCGACGGTGccaaaggagagaagggagacgCAG gCGAGTCAGGCCAACCTGTCAGGGGCCAGAAGGGGGGGGCAGGTCTGCGTGGCCCCCCCGGCCGGCCCGGGATGAAGGGGGATGTGGGTCTGCCGGGGGCCAACGGAGTCCCAGGCAAGCtgggggagaaggggagacccttcctctcctccggcCAGGTGAACCCCTTCTTCTCCCGGAAACGGCTGATTCCTCAAATACCAGAGGTCGACACGAACATCGAATTCAACAG GGAGATTTCGTCCGACCTGGATCAACAGTTTCAAGGGGTCACGCTGACAAACGGCACGTTCGCGTGCGTCGTCAAGGGCGTCTACTTCTTCAGCTACCACGTGTCGGCGAGGAGCAGA GTGTGTCTGAAGCTGTTGAAGGGCGCCGACGTCCACATGACGCTGTGCGACATCTCTGACGGTTTCCTGGTCACGTCCGGCTCGGCggtgctggagctggaggtCGGGGACACGGTCGCGCTGCAGGCGACCAGGTACAACAGCCTGACGAGCCAGAGCAGCACCAGCCACACCTTCACCGGCTTCCTGGTCTTCTCCACGGCCTAG
- the LOC118308788 gene encoding complement C1q subcomponent subunit B isoform X1 has product MGLDTCFCAQAPKWLSCGTAALLLLVHVAPVATQTCGGIPGIPGSHGPNGSDGAKGEKGDAGESGQPVRGQKGGAGLRGPPGRPGMKGDVGLPGANGVPGKLGEKGRPFLSSGQVNPFFSRKRLIPQIPEVDTNIEFNREISSDLDQQFQGVTLTNGTFACVVKGVYFFSYHVSARSRVCLKLLKGADVHMTLCDISDGFLVTSGSAVLELEVGDTVALQATRYNSLTSQSSTSHTFTGFLVFSTA; this is encoded by the exons ATG GGGCTGGATACGTGTTTCTGTGCTCAGGCCCCCAAGTGGCTGAGCTGCGGTACTGCGGCGTTGTTGCTCCTGGTCCACGTCGCCCCGGTCGCCACGCAGACGTGCGGCGGGATTCCTGGGATACCGGGAAGTCATGGGCCCAACGGCAGCGACGGTGccaaaggagagaagggagacgCAG gCGAGTCAGGCCAACCTGTCAGGGGCCAGAAGGGGGGGGCAGGTCTGCGTGGCCCCCCCGGCCGGCCCGGGATGAAGGGGGATGTGGGTCTGCCGGGGGCCAACGGAGTCCCAGGCAAGCtgggggagaaggggagacccttcctctcctccggcCAGGTGAACCCCTTCTTCTCCCGGAAACGGCTGATTCCTCAAATACCAGAGGTCGACACGAACATCGAATTCAACAG GGAGATTTCGTCCGACCTGGATCAACAGTTTCAAGGGGTCACGCTGACAAACGGCACGTTCGCGTGCGTCGTCAAGGGCGTCTACTTCTTCAGCTACCACGTGTCGGCGAGGAGCAGA GTGTGTCTGAAGCTGTTGAAGGGCGCCGACGTCCACATGACGCTGTGCGACATCTCTGACGGTTTCCTGGTCACGTCCGGCTCGGCggtgctggagctggaggtCGGGGACACGGTCGCGCTGCAGGCGACCAGGTACAACAGCCTGACGAGCCAGAGCAGCACCAGCCACACCTTCACCGGCTTCCTGGTCTTCTCCACGGCCTAG